Proteins from a genomic interval of Caulobacter rhizosphaerae:
- a CDS encoding citrate synthase/methylcitrate synthase has protein sequence MSKGLSAVPAAGPVAEGLEGVVAAHTVLSDVDGQAGRLTIRGYAVEDLAHRASFEDVAHLLLDGFFDGMPSDLGAALGAARVRAFAEVAALDEGLARRDPVEAVRALIARLPDGDGLDTALLLIAAPAVFTPAVLRVAAGQSPVAPDAALSHAADMLRMTRGVPATDGEARALDAYLVTVCDHGLNASTFAARVVASTRAGLTSAVLAGISALKGPLHGGAPGPVIEMLDAIGAPDNAQAWILAALARGDRLMGFGHRIYRVRDPRADALKAAIRQLAQTSSTVPGRLAFAEAVEQAALRILRDHKPDRPLDTNVEFYTAVLLEALGLPPPAFTCVFAMGRTAGWIAHAREQLATGKLVRPQSVYVGPRTKAAA, from the coding sequence ATGTCCAAGGGTCTTTCCGCCGTTCCCGCCGCTGGTCCCGTCGCCGAAGGCCTGGAAGGCGTCGTCGCCGCCCATACCGTGCTCTCCGACGTCGACGGCCAGGCCGGCCGCCTGACGATCCGGGGCTACGCCGTCGAGGATCTGGCCCATCGCGCGAGCTTCGAGGACGTCGCCCACCTGCTGCTGGACGGCTTCTTCGACGGGATGCCGTCGGACCTGGGCGCGGCCCTCGGCGCGGCCCGGGTTCGGGCCTTCGCCGAGGTCGCCGCGTTGGACGAGGGTCTGGCCCGGCGCGATCCGGTCGAGGCTGTCCGCGCCCTGATCGCCCGCCTGCCCGACGGCGATGGCCTCGACACGGCGCTGCTGCTGATCGCCGCCCCCGCCGTCTTCACGCCCGCCGTGCTGCGGGTCGCCGCTGGCCAGTCGCCGGTCGCGCCCGATGCGGCGCTATCGCACGCCGCCGACATGCTGCGGATGACGCGCGGCGTTCCGGCGACGGACGGGGAGGCGAGGGCGCTGGACGCCTATCTGGTCACGGTCTGCGACCACGGCCTGAACGCCTCGACCTTCGCCGCCCGGGTGGTGGCCTCGACCCGCGCCGGCCTGACCTCGGCGGTGCTGGCCGGAATCTCGGCGTTGAAGGGCCCGCTGCACGGCGGGGCGCCCGGGCCGGTGATCGAGATGCTGGACGCCATCGGCGCGCCCGACAACGCCCAGGCCTGGATCCTGGCGGCCCTGGCGCGCGGCGACCGGCTGATGGGTTTCGGCCACCGCATCTACCGGGTCCGCGACCCGCGGGCCGACGCCCTGAAGGCCGCGATCCGCCAGCTGGCCCAGACCTCCAGCACGGTTCCCGGCCGCCTGGCCTTCGCCGAGGCGGTGGAACAGGCCGCCCTGCGGATCCTGCGCGACCACAAGCCCGACCGGCCGCTGGACACCAATGTCGAGTTCTACACCGCCGTCCTGCTGGAGGCCTTGGGCCTGCCGCCGCCCGCGTTCACCTGCGTGTTCGCCATGGGCCGCACCGCCGGCTGGATCGCCCACGCCCGCGAACAGCTGGCCACCGGCAAGCTGGTCCGCCCGCAGTCGGTCTATGTGGGGCCGAGGACCAAGGCGGCGGCCTAG
- a CDS encoding citrate synthase: MAEWIDAEQAMAALGVRAQTLYAYVSRGRVGATAHPDDPRRSLYRASDVAALAAKKARGRRAADVAAEAIAWGEPVLPSAITTVEGGRLFYRGQDAVDLARMHSLEQVARLLRGGHGAPLTGPEPKKPKKGETPRARLFSTLAARAGIDPPARGRAPLALAMEAAGLLEAAADAVAGAIGGGPIHQRLADAWALDAHGADLVRRAVVLLADHELNASTFAVRVAASTGASLAAASLAGLAALSGPLHGGMAARVEMFVDEAERRGPARAVAERLAQGSAMPGFGHPLYPDGDPRAAALLGAFKVPAVLAQLRAETEAATGLLPNIDFALVGMSRTLALPADAPFSLFAVGRMAGWHAHAIEQLQTGKLIRPRARYVGVRPGA, from the coding sequence ATGGCCGAGTGGATCGATGCGGAACAGGCGATGGCGGCGCTGGGGGTGCGGGCTCAGACGCTGTACGCCTATGTCAGCCGGGGTCGGGTGGGCGCGACGGCGCATCCCGACGATCCGCGCCGCAGCCTCTATCGCGCCTCCGACGTCGCGGCCCTGGCGGCGAAGAAGGCCCGCGGGCGGCGGGCCGCCGACGTGGCGGCCGAGGCCATCGCCTGGGGCGAGCCGGTCCTGCCGTCGGCGATCACCACGGTCGAAGGCGGGCGCCTCTTCTATCGCGGCCAGGACGCCGTCGACCTGGCGCGCATGCACAGCCTGGAGCAGGTCGCCCGCCTGCTGCGCGGCGGCCATGGCGCGCCGTTGACCGGGCCGGAGCCCAAGAAGCCCAAGAAGGGCGAGACGCCGCGCGCCCGGCTGTTCTCCACCCTGGCCGCCCGCGCCGGGATCGACCCGCCGGCCCGAGGCCGCGCGCCGCTGGCCCTGGCCATGGAGGCGGCGGGCCTGCTGGAAGCGGCCGCCGACGCCGTCGCGGGCGCGATCGGCGGGGGCCCCATCCACCAGCGCCTCGCCGACGCCTGGGCCCTGGACGCCCACGGCGCCGACCTCGTCCGCCGGGCCGTGGTGCTGCTGGCCGACCACGAACTGAACGCCTCGACCTTCGCGGTGCGGGTCGCCGCCTCGACGGGCGCTTCCTTGGCGGCCGCGTCCCTCGCCGGGCTGGCGGCCCTGTCGGGTCCCCTGCACGGGGGCATGGCGGCGCGGGTGGAGATGTTCGTCGACGAGGCCGAGCGGCGCGGGCCAGCCAGGGCCGTGGCCGAACGCCTGGCCCAGGGCTCGGCCATGCCCGGCTTCGGCCACCCGCTCTATCCCGACGGCGACCCGCGGGCGGCGGCCCTGCTGGGCGCCTTCAAGGTCCCGGCCGTGCTGGCGCAATTGCGCGCCGAGACGGAAGCCGCCACAGGCCTCCTGCCCAACATCGACTTCGCCCTGGTGGGGATGTCCCGCACCCTGGCCCTGCCGGCCGACGCGCCGTTCAGCCTGTTCGCCGTCGGGCGGATGGCGGGCTGGCACGCCCACGCCATCGAGCAGCTGCAGACGGGCAAGCTGATCCGGCCCCGGGCCCGGTACGTGGGTGTGAGACCGGGAGCCTGA
- the gltB gene encoding glutamate synthase large subunit gives MSEHDLYLKNRQALIDGHAYDPSTERDACGVGLVCAIDGQPRREVVELAIKALKALWHRGAVDADGKTGDGAGVLVSVPQDFFVDQVRRTGHALRQGPIAVGQVFLPRTDLGAQEACRTIVEAEALRFGFYIYGWRQVPVDTSVIGEKANATRPEIEQIMLAAPAGLEGEALERALFLCRKRIEKRVHAQNISDFYICSFSAKSLIYKGMFLAEHIDEFYPDLKDERFAAAVAIFHQRYSTNTFPQWRLAQPFRMLAHNGEINTIKGNINWMKSHEIKMAADAFGEFGDDVKPVIQPGGSDSANLDNTFEVLVRAGRDAPMAKTLLVPEANGPHMKASHKALYSYCNAVMEPWDGPAALCATDGRWVVAGKDRSGLRPLRVAYTDDGLVIMGSEAGMCGVEESRITRKLAISPGRMIAIDLLGGKLYGEDEIIDELADRHPYTDWLGNMVDLEKEIGPGPEPRKYGREELTRRQAAAGFSLEDLEMVLAPMVEEGKEAVGSMGDDAPLAVLSEKYRPLSHFFRQNFSQVTNPPIDPLRETGVMSLKTRFKNLGNILAQDAAQADVYVLESPVLTTGMYERIHGLLGQKNVAVIDCTMPLPAEEARPGDALRANLDRIRAEAEDAVLRGCGAIVLTDEGSQADRVALPMILATGGVHAHLVNKGLRSYVSIIVRSAECLDTHYFAVLVGVGATAVNAYLAQESFQDRLERGLVGDKSLRDVCINFKTAIEGGLLKIISKMGISVISSYRGGYNFEAVGLSRALAAEFFPGMPSRISGIGLAGLESKAVELHRKAWGETAVTLPVGGLYKLRRSGEAHAFEARLIHTLQSACDTGDFELYRRWSNGLRTQKPIQLRDLLDWRSDRNPISTDDVESVNEIRKRFVTPGMSLGALGPEAHGVLNIAMNRIGAKSVSGEGGEDSARYKPLPNGDNPNSAIKQVASGRFGVTAEYLNQCREIEIKVAQGAKPGEGGQLPGFKVTEMIARLRHATPGVMLISPPPHHDIYSIEDLAQLIYDLKQINPIARVTVKLVAATGIGAIAAGVAKAKADVILVAGNVGGTGASSQTSVKYAGGPWEMGLSEANQVLTLNNLRHSVVLRTDGGIRTGRDVVIAAMLGAEEFGIGTASLVAMGCIMVRQCHSNTCPVGVCTQDEALRAKFTGTPEKVINLFSFVAEEVREILAGLGFKSLQEIVGRTDLLAQVSRGGEHLDDLDLNPLLVRADPGQNKPYCTVEGGRNAVPDTLDAQIVRDAAPLLERGEKMQLTYTVRSTARSIGSRTSSHIVRKFGMKGLPAGHLTVQLKGSAGQSLGAFAVQGLRIELTGEANDYVGKGLSGATIVIKPARGLAAPETNTLIGNTVLFGATSGRLFAAGQAGERFAVRNSGATTVVEGCGANGCEYMTGGQVVILGPTGGNFGAGMTGGMAFVLDQHGRFENLVNPDSILVQRLASPYWEGVLRSLVAEHARETDSAFAESLLRDWDRVRDLFWQVCPKEMVSRLPQPLAAEEAVHERA, from the coding sequence ATGTCCGAACACGACCTCTATCTGAAGAACCGCCAGGCCCTGATCGACGGCCACGCCTATGACCCGTCGACCGAGCGCGACGCGTGCGGCGTGGGCCTGGTGTGCGCCATCGACGGCCAGCCGCGCCGCGAAGTCGTCGAACTGGCGATCAAGGCCCTCAAGGCCCTGTGGCACCGCGGCGCGGTCGACGCGGACGGCAAGACCGGCGACGGGGCCGGGGTGCTGGTCAGCGTTCCGCAGGACTTCTTCGTCGACCAGGTGCGCCGCACCGGCCACGCCCTGCGCCAGGGTCCGATCGCCGTCGGCCAGGTCTTCCTGCCGCGCACGGATCTCGGCGCCCAGGAGGCCTGCCGCACGATCGTCGAGGCCGAGGCCCTGCGCTTCGGCTTCTACATCTATGGCTGGCGCCAGGTGCCGGTCGACACCTCGGTGATCGGCGAGAAGGCCAACGCCACCCGCCCCGAGATCGAGCAGATCATGCTGGCCGCCCCGGCCGGCCTGGAGGGCGAGGCGCTGGAGCGGGCCCTGTTCCTGTGCCGCAAGCGCATCGAAAAGCGCGTCCACGCCCAGAACATCAGCGACTTCTACATCTGCTCGTTCTCGGCCAAGTCCCTGATCTACAAGGGCATGTTCCTGGCCGAGCACATCGACGAATTCTATCCGGACCTGAAGGACGAGCGCTTCGCCGCGGCGGTGGCGATCTTCCACCAGCGCTATTCGACCAACACCTTCCCGCAATGGCGCCTGGCCCAGCCGTTCCGGATGCTGGCCCACAATGGTGAGATCAACACCATCAAGGGCAACATCAACTGGATGAAGTCCCACGAGATCAAGATGGCGGCCGACGCCTTCGGCGAGTTCGGGGACGATGTGAAGCCGGTGATCCAGCCGGGCGGGTCCGACAGCGCCAACCTGGACAACACCTTCGAGGTGCTGGTCCGGGCCGGCCGCGACGCGCCGATGGCCAAGACCCTGCTGGTCCCGGAAGCCAACGGCCCGCACATGAAGGCCTCGCACAAGGCCCTCTACAGCTATTGCAACGCGGTGATGGAGCCGTGGGACGGCCCGGCCGCCCTGTGCGCCACCGACGGCCGCTGGGTCGTGGCCGGCAAGGACCGCTCGGGCCTGCGCCCGCTGCGCGTGGCCTATACCGACGACGGCCTGGTGATCATGGGCTCGGAGGCGGGCATGTGCGGCGTCGAGGAAAGCCGCATCACGCGCAAGCTGGCCATCTCGCCGGGCCGGATGATCGCCATCGACCTGCTGGGCGGCAAGCTCTACGGCGAGGACGAGATCATCGACGAACTGGCCGATCGCCACCCCTATACCGACTGGCTGGGCAACATGGTCGATCTCGAAAAGGAGATCGGCCCCGGCCCCGAGCCGCGCAAGTACGGCCGCGAGGAGCTGACCCGCCGCCAGGCCGCCGCCGGCTTCAGCCTCGAGGACCTGGAAATGGTCCTCGCGCCCATGGTCGAGGAGGGCAAGGAAGCCGTCGGTTCGATGGGCGACGACGCGCCGCTGGCCGTGCTGTCGGAAAAGTACCGGCCGCTCAGCCACTTTTTCCGCCAGAACTTCAGCCAGGTGACCAACCCGCCGATCGATCCCCTGCGGGAAACCGGCGTGATGAGCCTGAAGACCCGGTTCAAGAACCTGGGCAACATCCTGGCCCAGGACGCGGCCCAGGCCGATGTCTACGTGCTGGAAAGCCCGGTGCTGACCACCGGCATGTACGAGCGCATCCATGGCCTGCTGGGCCAGAAGAACGTCGCCGTCATCGACTGCACCATGCCGCTGCCGGCGGAGGAGGCGCGGCCGGGCGACGCCCTGCGCGCCAATCTCGACCGCATCCGGGCCGAGGCCGAGGACGCGGTGCTGCGCGGCTGCGGCGCCATCGTCCTGACCGACGAGGGCAGCCAGGCCGATCGCGTGGCCCTGCCGATGATCCTGGCCACCGGCGGCGTCCACGCCCACCTGGTCAACAAGGGCCTGCGCTCGTACGTCTCGATCATCGTCCGCTCGGCCGAGTGCCTGGACACCCACTATTTCGCGGTGCTGGTCGGCGTCGGCGCCACGGCGGTCAACGCCTACCTGGCCCAGGAAAGCTTCCAGGACCGCCTGGAGCGCGGCCTGGTCGGCGACAAGTCGCTGCGCGACGTCTGCATCAACTTCAAGACAGCCATCGAAGGCGGCCTGCTGAAGATCATCTCCAAGATGGGCATCAGCGTCATCTCCTCGTACCGCGGCGGCTACAACTTCGAAGCCGTCGGCCTGTCGCGCGCCCTGGCGGCCGAGTTCTTCCCCGGCATGCCCTCGCGCATCTCGGGCATCGGCCTGGCCGGCCTGGAGAGCAAGGCGGTCGAGCTGCACCGCAAGGCCTGGGGCGAGACGGCCGTGACCCTGCCGGTCGGCGGGCTCTACAAGCTGCGCCGTTCGGGCGAGGCCCACGCCTTCGAGGCGCGGCTGATCCACACCCTGCAGAGCGCCTGCGACACCGGCGACTTCGAGCTGTACCGCCGCTGGTCCAACGGCCTGCGCACGCAAAAGCCGATCCAGCTGCGCGACCTGCTGGACTGGCGCTCGGACCGCAATCCGATCTCGACCGACGACGTCGAGAGCGTCAACGAGATCCGCAAGCGCTTCGTCACCCCCGGCATGAGCCTGGGCGCCCTGGGCCCCGAGGCGCACGGCGTGCTGAACATCGCCATGAACCGGATCGGCGCCAAGTCGGTGTCGGGCGAGGGCGGCGAGGACTCCGCCCGCTACAAGCCCCTGCCGAACGGCGACAACCCCAACAGCGCCATCAAGCAGGTGGCGTCGGGGCGGTTCGGCGTCACGGCCGAATATCTGAACCAGTGCCGCGAGATCGAGATCAAGGTCGCCCAGGGCGCCAAGCCGGGCGAGGGCGGGCAACTGCCCGGCTTCAAGGTCACCGAGATGATCGCCCGTCTGCGCCACGCCACGCCCGGCGTGATGCTGATCAGCCCGCCGCCGCACCACGACATCTATTCGATCGAGGACCTGGCCCAGCTGATCTACGACCTGAAGCAGATCAACCCGATCGCCCGGGTCACGGTCAAGCTGGTGGCCGCCACCGGCATCGGCGCGATCGCGGCCGGGGTGGCCAAGGCCAAGGCCGACGTCATCCTGGTGGCCGGCAATGTCGGCGGCACGGGCGCGTCCTCGCAGACCTCGGTCAAGTACGCCGGCGGTCCGTGGGAGATGGGCCTGTCGGAAGCCAACCAGGTGCTGACCCTGAACAACCTGCGCCACTCGGTGGTGCTGCGCACGGACGGCGGCATCCGCACCGGCCGCGACGTGGTGATCGCCGCCATGCTGGGCGCCGAGGAGTTCGGCATCGGCACCGCCTCGCTGGTGGCCATGGGCTGCATCATGGTGCGCCAGTGCCACTCCAACACCTGCCCGGTGGGGGTCTGCACCCAGGACGAAGCCCTGCGCGCCAAGTTCACCGGCACGCCGGAAAAGGTCATCAACCTGTTCAGCTTCGTGGCTGAAGAGGTCCGCGAGATCCTGGCCGGTCTGGGCTTCAAGTCCCTGCAGGAAATCGTCGGCCGCACCGACCTGCTGGCCCAGGTGTCGCGCGGCGGCGAGCACCTGGACGACCTGGACCTGAACCCGCTGCTGGTTCGCGCCGATCCCGGCCAGAACAAGCCCTACTGCACGGTGGAGGGCGGCCGCAACGCCGTGCCCGACACCCTGGACGCCCAGATCGTCCGCGACGCGGCGCCCCTGCTGGAGCGCGGCGAGAAGATGCAGCTGACCTATACGGTCCGCAGCACCGCCCGCTCGATCGGCTCGCGCACCTCCAGCCACATCGTGCGCAAGTTCGGCATGAAGGGCTTGCCGGCCGGCCACCTGACCGTCCAGCTCAAGGGTTCGGCCGGTCAGAGCCTGGGGGCCTTCGCGGTCCAGGGCCTGCGCATCGAGCTGACCGGCGAGGCCAACGACTATGTCGGCAAGGGCCTGTCGGGCGCGACGATCGTGATCAAGCCCGCCCGCGGACTGGCCGCGCCCGAGACCAACACCCTGATCGGCAACACCGTGCTGTTCGGGGCCACCTCGGGCCGGCTGTTCGCGGCCGGCCAGGCCGGCGAACGCTTCGCGGTCCGCAACTCCGGCGCCACCACGGTGGTCGAGGGCTGCGGCGCCAACGGCTGCGAGTACATGACCGGCGGCCAGGTGGTGATCCTGGGCCCGACGGGCGGCAACTTCGGGGCCGGCATGACCGGCGGCATGGCCTTCGTCCTCGACCAGCACGGCCGGTTCGAGAACCTGGTCAATCCGGACAGCATCCTGGTCCAGCGCCTGGCCTCGCCCTACTGGGAAGGCGTGCTGCGCTCGCTGGTGGCCGAGCACGCCCGCGAGACGGACTCGGCCTTCGCCGAGAGCCTGCTGCGCGACTGGGATCGGGTGCGCGACCTGTTCTGGCAGGTCTGCCCCAAGGAGATGGTCTCGCGGCTTCCGCAACCCCTGGCGGCGGAAGAGGCGGTTCACGAGCGGGCTTAG